The genome window AAGCAGCAATTAGATGAGGCTCATCGTGAGTTGCTCGAAAAGGAATTTATTTCGCGCTGGGAATATGTGCCGATTCGAACGCCTGAGGGGAAGGAGTTTGAGATTATTTGGGAGGCGGGGCCAGCCTGGTGGGCGACGGATAAAAAGACGCGAGAATTCCGTGAAGAGATGGTCGGAGCCAGTCAGCGTGAATTGCCGCAGCTCGGACGAGAGCTCGACCCGTTCCTCCTCATTGAGCAATCGGATGAGAGCAGTCCCGAGAAGGATGAGGAACGAGAAGCTTCGAACGCGAGGCTATTGAGCATCGTGCTAGAGTTGTCCGGCCGACGGAAGGACCCAAAGGTGTGGGAGAAATGGTGGAAGCGCGCGATTGCCAGCGTGCCACATCCGATGATCTGGAGACGGATCGGCGAAGTGCGTGAGCGCAATGCGCGCGGCGAGCGTCTCAATATGGGCAGTTATTTGGCTAAACTAGTCTCGATTGATGCGACGCGATTGAATCTCCCTTGGACCACTCGAGATTCTGGTTCTTCGGAAAAGTAGCATCCCTTCAACGCACACCCTCACGCGTCTACGTCTCGTATGATAGACGTCGCATATCAGCTAAATATGCTCCAAGTAGCATATTGCAACTTTATGTGATGTGACACATAATGATCAGCTAGGAAATAAGGCATGTCGATGAAAGACCTCGCACGCGATCCACGACAGGTTGGAAATCTCGTACGCCGCGCCCGGAAGAAGCAGGGGCTCAGCCAGTCACAGCTTGGCGATAAGGCGGGATTGCGACAGGAAACGATTTCTCTGATCGAGACGGGTCATCCGGCAGCGAAGCTGCAGACCATACTGGGGATTCTGGCGGCGCTCGATCTCGAGCTTCGGATTGTGCCACGGTCGAAGGGGCAGGCTGCGGACATCGAGGAGATCTTCTGATGTCCCGCCGCCGCGCCCATGCGCCATTGCGCGTGCTGCTAAATAACCGACCGGTCGGCCGACTCAACAAGGCTGCCACGGGCGCCATTGATTTCCAGTATGAGCCCGCGTGGCTCGACTGGGAGTATGCGATGCCCGTGTCGTTGTCGCTTCCTCTTCGGGAGGACGCATACAGGGGGGCGGCGGTCACGGCGGTCTTCGACAATCTGTTGCCGGATTCCGATACGTTACGCCGGCGCGTGGCCGAAAAGGTCGGCGCGGCCGGAACAGATTTTTACAGCCTGTTGGCGGCCATCGGGCGCGATTGCGTGGGCGCGCTGCAGTTCATGGGGCTCGACGAGAATGCGCCCGATGGTGAGAGCGGCGCGATCACAGGTGAGTTGGTGAACGAGTCGGCGATAGAGAGACTACTGCAGGGCCTGTCGCAGGCTCCGCTAGGGCTGAGTCGGGATGTGGACTTTCGGATTTCTGTGGCCGGAGCCCAGGAGAAAACAGCGCTGCTCCGGCACAAGGGACAGTGGTGGAAGCCGTCGGGTACCACGCCGACCACGCATATATTCAAAAAGCAGATTGGCCGCTTGCCAGATGGGATCGATCTGTCCAATAGTGTCGAGAATGAATTTTACTGCCTAAGGCTTGCCGCCGCGTTTGGGTTGCCGGTCAATAAGGCGGAGATGCAGGACTTCAATGGGATGCGGACATTGGTCGTCGAACGGTTCGACCGGCGATGGACCGCGGACAAGCGCCTGCTGCGCATGCCCCAGGAGGACTTCTGTCAGGTGCTCTCGGTGCCGCCGACGAGAAAATATCAGAGTGAAGGGGGACCGGGACTGCTACAGATGCTTGAGGTCCTGAAAGGCAGCGATAGTCCGACCGTGGACCGAGAGACGCTATTGAAGGCGCAAATACTCTTTTGGCTCATTGGAGCCACGGACGGACATGCGAAGAATTTCAGCATCTTTCTCGGCCCCGGCGGCAGCTATCGCTTGACGCCGCTCTATGATGTGCTGACTGCCCAGCCAAGCCTTGATGCGGGACAGGTGCAGCGCAAGCAGATGAAGCTCTCCATGTCGGTCGGCACGAACCGTCACTACCGGATCGATGAAATTCAGCGCCGGCATTTCGTGCAGACCGCAATAGCCGCCGGTCTCTCGAAAGCAGTTATTGCCATGGCGCTCGAAGAGGTCGTGGACACGGCGCCCAAGGCGCTCGAAACAGTCGAGAATGCCCTGCCGAATGATTTTCCAACCGCTGTGTCTGTTTCCGTAACCCGAGGTGTCAAACAGCGCCTCGACGTGCTTGTCGCCGCACCGTAGTCCGTGTTGAAGCGCGCGATGTGACTCCAGCACACGTGGGGGTAGACCGCCACAGCGAAGAGATTCAGGATATCACATATCCGCGCGATGTCACTGCTCCGGTTCCCACTGCCACTTATCTATCTATCCCCGAGTTCGCGTGTTTTATCTGGCAGTGACTTCAAATGCAATTCTCCTCGGCTGCTGTCGAGGGTAATCTGATACGCCCCGAGAAAGCTCAATCCCAAGAGCCCGTCAACCGTAAATGGGAGATCGGGAAGGTCGTGGATTAAGACCTGGCTATTCCTGAGCTCTGCCCCGCCGATGCGAATCGCATCCAGTATCACCGCGTCCACCTGAACCGACCCGCTTGCTGTGTGCAACAGTACGCGTGTTGCGTAGGCGGTCGAGGCTAATCCAAGCTCCGTGGCGAGTCGACGCGAAATGATGGTCTGCGACGCACCGGTGTCGACAATGAGTCGTGCCTGTTTGGAGTCATTCAAGGTGGCCATGACAACGAGGACACTTCCCAAGCGTTCCACCGGAACGGCGGTAGCATGGGAATAGTCCAACAAGAGGGGAGAGGAGGGAGTTTTACCGACATGCTGCGGCGCGTTAGGGGGAAACGGCATGCTGGTCGGAGGCATCGGTCCTGTCGAGGCCTTAGGCGACAGAAGATTGACGGCGTGACAGGAGAGAAACTGGCGGGGACTGTCTGTGAATACTGTCTTGCCATGGGCATCCACGCACTCAAAGAGGGTGCCGTTTGCGAAGGTAGTCGGTACGACCAGCAGCACTAGTGTCAAGACGGTGAGGACTGTTGCCGGTGCTATCCGCGGTATGGGCAGAACATCGAGCGGAGCTTGATTACACCGCGAGGTCATGGATGTCCTGGTCCGCGGAAGGGACGGTCGCATTTGCGAGTTGAGCGAGCAGACGGTGGTCACTTAGCAGTCGGCTGACCACGGCAGTTCGGGTCGTCACCCGAGCTTTCTTCATCAAGCGTTTCAGGTGATCCTTCACCGTGTGCTCACTGAGGCGCAGCTTGTTCGCAAGTTCTTTGTTCGTGAGGCCCTCTAAGAGGTACCACGTGACAGATTGCTCTCGTCGTGTCAGGTACATCGGCGTTATTGGGGGCGAGTGAGGAGCGAGTGCGTGAGAGGTTGGCTGAGCCGGCTCAATCAGAAGGAGGAGTTGTCCGTCACCATCGTGACCTGGCGCAGGGACGCCAAATGCATGGAGGAGCATCGGACGAGAGCGGGAGGAGGTTACGCGTGAGTGGCGCAATCCCTCCCAGGCTGTTGACTCGGGAGTGGTTGGCAGCGTCTGCATCACTTCCTGGCAAAAGGATTGAATTGCGGGAGGGAGGTCAGTAGATGGCCCTTGACGAAGGGCGAATTCCTGGAGTAGCACGCGGGCTTCCGGACTCAGGTACACCACTTGAAGCGTGGACGAGAAGAGGCCAAGGCCCGCTTGACTGGTTCGACTCAGCTCTCTCTTGTCCGCATTCCACAAACCAGGTTCTTGTGTAGCCATCAGAATTTGCCATCGCCGTAAACTAAGGCTGACACCTTTTATGCCCGAGGACAGGCACTCGGGTGAGTCTACAGGCGGGAGGAGTAACCCTCAATCCCACCTTCGGTGGCCCCTGCTTCTGAGTGAGCAGCGTGCGGTTTCACGCAGTTGTGACGACCTTCGGTGGAATGCACTTCAGGGGGGTCTTTCCCGTGAAGACCTCATTTGGAAGATTTCTCCCTATCCCGAACGGGCTTGTGATGGATCCCTTGCCTAGGTAGTCCGGCACATCGTGAGCGCAGACCCTCAGATGGGTGTACATCCATCTGAGGTGATTGTGGCTGAGAAGTAGACCCCCGTAGCCTTTGGCACAAGGTGAAGGCAGTTAATTGCCGAGTCCTTATCAAGAAAATGACCATTACACTTAAGAGCACTCAGCCCACGTTCCGAGAAAGAAAGCATGCTGTCGAGCATGCTCTGGTGAAGGCATTGGCTTAGTTTTTCATGAGTTCTCATGAATACGACCATGTCCATAAGCAATACAGGGAAGAGCTCCCCAGCATCTAGACTAAAAGAAGCGGAAATGGGAAATACGCTTTTAGTTCCAACTGACCTTCCCCCGATTTCACAGACACCTGTATAAGGAGGAACAGGATGAAATCGGAGGACAGGATGAGCACCAAGACCAGACGGCAGTATACGGAAGAGTTTAAGACGGAAGCAGTTCGGTTGGTCCGAGACTCGGCACGACCGGTCGCACAAGTCGCCAGAGATCTGGGTATTGCCGACCATCTGCTCTACCGCTGGCGAGCTGAGCAGCAACAGACGGAGAGCCGGGGCCACACACGCCAGGCGATGCGGGCAGAACAGGAAGAGCTGGTGCGGCTGAGACGAGAAAACGCGACCTTGAAGCAGGAACGGGATTTTTTAAAGCGTGCGGCGGCGTTCTTCGCGAAGGAGTCGCGATGAGATACCGAGTCATTCAGGAACACGACCGTCGCTATCCGATCCGATTGATGTGTCGAGCCTTGGCCGTCTCGGCAGCGGGCTATTATGCATGGCGTATCCGGCCAGAGAGTGCCCGGTCAGTGTCGGACCGGACGACTCTCTCCGTCATCCGGGTGATCCATCGAGAATCCCGCGAAACCTATGGGAGTCCCCGTATCTGGAAGGCTCTGGTCACACAGGGGCACCGCATTGGTGAGCACCGCGTGGCCCGGCTGATGCGCCAGGACGGGATTCGAGCCAAGACGGTGACGAAATGGCGGGCCACCACCCAATCCCAGCATCGGTTTCCCGTAGCCGCGAATACCCTTGAGCGGGCCTTCACCGTCGAGGCACCCAACCGGGTGTGGGCGGGGGATATCACGTACGTCTGGACCCTGGAAGGTTGGCTGTATCTGGCCGTCCTGCTGGATCTGTACTCACGCCGAGTGGTCGGTTGGGCCATGAGCCAACGGATCACGGTCGAGTTGACCGAGCAGGCGCTCACCATGGCGCTGGCGAAGCGGGCTCCCACGGCAGGGCTTCTCCACCATTCGGACCGTGGGAGTCAGTATGCCGCAACGAGCTACCAGCGTGTCCTTGATGAATACGGTCTCATTCCCAGCATGAGTCGCAAAGGCAATTGCTGGGACAATGCCTGTGTCGAAAGCTTCTTCGGGACGTTGAAGCGTGAGCTCGTGTACCAGCGGCAGTACGCGACGCGGAGCGAGGCGACACAGGACATCTTCGAGTATATCGAGGTGTTCTATAATCGGCAGCGGCGCCACTCGA of Nitrospira defluvii contains these proteins:
- a CDS encoding type II toxin-antitoxin system HipA family toxin, whose product is MSRRRAHAPLRVLLNNRPVGRLNKAATGAIDFQYEPAWLDWEYAMPVSLSLPLREDAYRGAAVTAVFDNLLPDSDTLRRRVAEKVGAAGTDFYSLLAAIGRDCVGALQFMGLDENAPDGESGAITGELVNESAIERLLQGLSQAPLGLSRDVDFRISVAGAQEKTALLRHKGQWWKPSGTTPTTHIFKKQIGRLPDGIDLSNSVENEFYCLRLAAAFGLPVNKAEMQDFNGMRTLVVERFDRRWTADKRLLRMPQEDFCQVLSVPPTRKYQSEGGPGLLQMLEVLKGSDSPTVDRETLLKAQILFWLIGATDGHAKNFSIFLGPGGSYRLTPLYDVLTAQPSLDAGQVQRKQMKLSMSVGTNRHYRIDEIQRRHFVQTAIAAGLSKAVIAMALEEVVDTAPKALETVENALPNDFPTAVSVSVTRGVKQRLDVLVAAP
- a CDS encoding aspartyl protease family protein, whose translation is MLLVVPTTFANGTLFECVDAHGKTVFTDSPRQFLSCHAVNLLSPKASTGPMPPTSMPFPPNAPQHVGKTPSSPLLLDYSHATAVPVERLGSVLVVMATLNDSKQARLIVDTGASQTIISRRLATELGLASTAYATRVLLHTASGSVQVDAVILDAIRIGGAELRNSQVLIHDLPDLPFTVDGLLGLSFLGAYQITLDSSRGELHLKSLPDKTRELGDR
- a CDS encoding response regulator transcription factor, with amino-acid sequence MYLTRREQSVTWYLLEGLTNKELANKLRLSEHTVKDHLKRLMKKARVTTRTAVVSRLLSDHRLLAQLANATVPSADQDIHDLAV
- a CDS encoding IS3 family transposase (programmed frameshift); protein product: MSTKTRRQYTEEFKTEAVRLVRDSARPVAQVARDLGIADHLLYRWRAEQQQTESRGHTRQAMRAEQEELVRLRRENATLKQERDFLKRAAAFLREGVAMRYRVIQEHDRRYPIRLMCRALAVSAAGYYAWRIRPESARSVSDRTTLSVIRVIHRESRETYGSPRIWKALVTQGHRIGEHRVARLMRQDGIRAKTVTKWRATTQSQHRFPVAANTLERAFTVEAPNRVWAGDITYVWTLEGWLYLAVLLDLYSRRVVGWAMSQRITVELTEQALTMALAKRAPTAGLLHHSDRGSQYAATSYQRVLDEYGLIPSMSRKGNCWDNACVESFFGTLKRELVYQRQYATRSEATQDIFEYIEVFYNRQRRHSTLGYHSPAEYEARAAVA
- a CDS encoding helix-turn-helix domain-containing protein — its product is MKDLARDPRQVGNLVRRARKKQGLSQSQLGDKAGLRQETISLIETGHPAAKLQTILGILAALDLELRIVPRSKGQAADIEEIF